The Vreelandella piezotolerans genomic interval GAGCTTTGGCTTGCATGAGTTGTTTGGTCTGCCGGAGGGCTACACGGGCCAGCTCATCATCCTAGGCGTATTGGGCGTTATCTATGTGCTCTCTTCCATGAGCGGCGTCCACAAGGGCATTCAGCTGTTGAGCCGTTTCAACGTGCTGCTGGCGCTGGCCATCGGCGCCGTCATCATCGTATTCGGCCCCACGCTGTTTTTGGTCAATACCTATCTGTCCAGTATGGGGGCCTATATCAGCGAGTTTTTCACCATGGCGACGATGACCGCTGAAACCGCCCCGGCGTGGTGGATGCAGTGGTGGACGGTGTTCTTCTTTGCCTGGTTCATTGGCTATGCGCCGCTGATGGCGATCTTCGTGGCGCGCATTTCACGGGGCCGCAGCATTCGCGAGATGATCGTGGCCGTGGCGGTGCTCGCCCCGATTGCCACCACCGTGTGGTTTACGCTGCTGGGCGGTTCGGGCATCTATTACCAGCTCACCGGTGTGATCGACCTCAGCGAAGCGCTCAACAACTTCCAATTCGACGTGGCGACGCTCACGGTGGCCCAGGCGCTGCCCGGCGGCACCTGGATGGCGCTGGCGATTCTGCTGCTAACGACGATTTTCGTGGCCACTACCGGCGATTCGATGAGCTATGCCATTGCCGTCGTCGGTGCGGGACACGATGCCCCCAGTCCCTACATGCGCGCTTTCTGGGGCATTGCCATGGCGCTGATGGCGGCCGTGCTGCTGTACATGGGCGCAGGGCAAATCAGCGCGCTGCAGCAGTTCATCGTGATCACCGCGATCCCGGTGTCGCTGATACTGCTGCCTTCGTTATGGAACGGGCCGCAGGCGGCTTATGCCATGGCACGGGAACAGGGCATCATCGACGAACGCTGATCGGCGGCTCGTCGTTATAGCCCCTCCAGCAGCCGCAGAATCAGCTGTGGCTGCTGGTTGACCCGGGTCAGCATGGCGATACCCACCTGTTGTAGCAGTTGGGCACGAATCAGATTGGAGACTTCTTGCGCGTAGTCGGCGTCTTGGATACGCGACTGGGCGGCGGAGGTGGTGATGATGTTGGTATTGAGGCCGTCGATGACGCTCTCGAAACGGTTCTGTACCGCGCCAAAATAACTACGCTGACGATCGACCTGCTTCATGGCCTCATCCACGACATCCATCGGGTTGGGCGTGGCCGAGCCATCGTCCAATACGCTGAAACCGTCCATGCCCAAGGCCTGGCGCCCCATTCCCGAAAAGCGCACGCCAATCACATCTCCGGCGTTGGCGCCCACCTGAATGTTGAGGGTTTTATCGCTCTCGACCAGCCTGATGCCGTTAAAATTACTCTGCCCAGCGACGCGATCGATCTCCTCCAGGCGCTGGTCGATTTCCAACTGAATAGAGGCAAGATCGTCTGACGAATTGGTGCCATTGAGCGCCTGAACGCTCAACTCGCGAATACGCTGCAGGCTGTCGTTGATCAGGTTCAGCGAACCTTCGGCAGTTTGCACCATGGAAATTCCGTCATTGGTATTACGGATCGCCTGGTTCATGCCGCGGATCTGCGCGCCCATGCGATTAGCGATGGCCTGACCCGCAGGGTCGTCTTTGGCGCTATTGATACGCAGCCCAGACGACAGACGCTCCATGGAGGTCTGCATCGCTTGTTGGCTCGTACGCAAATGGTTCATTACCAGTAGCGACGTGATATTGGTCGCAAGGCTGATCACATAAGTGACCTCGACGGTAAGCGCGAAGGCGCCGTTAGCATCGTTATCGGCCAATGGCCAAAAAACATGAGGCCTGCAGCATCGACGACACCTCACATGCTGGCGATGGCAGGGCTACGAGACGGGGCCTGCGCTTATGGAGCGCCCGCTGGCGCTCAATACCGCATCGACCGGGCCACGCACGTACTGATGCTTGAAGTAACCGTCGTCGACGATTTCACCGTCCCACGCCACGATGTCTAGATCCATGGTTCGAGGACCGGATTTGATCGGCCCGCGCACCCGTCCCAAGCGATCCTCGACCTCTTTCA includes:
- a CDS encoding BCCT family transporter, whose product is MNQPPRHAEGSSRFSLGDPIVLLLSIGFIVAFLGLSFYDIERVASSISAGFAWTALVLGSYFQLLLLLTFFIAMGVALTPAAKAKIGNLDAPEMSTFKWLSIILCTLLAGGGVFFAAGEPVYHFVVTPPAFDTEPGTANAVAGALGQSFMHWGFMAWAVLGSLTAVVLAHAHYVKGQPLQPRTLLYPVLGERLMRGPLGSIVDACCVIALVAGTVGPIGFLATQVSFGLHELFGLPEGYTGQLIILGVLGVIYVLSSMSGVHKGIQLLSRFNVLLALAIGAVIIVFGPTLFLVNTYLSSMGAYISEFFTMATMTAETAPAWWMQWWTVFFFAWFIGYAPLMAIFVARISRGRSIREMIVAVAVLAPIATTVWFTLLGGSGIYYQLTGVIDLSEALNNFQFDVATLTVAQALPGGTWMALAILLLTTIFVATTGDSMSYAIAVVGAGHDAPSPYMRAFWGIAMALMAAVLLYMGAGQISALQQFIVITAIPVSLILLPSLWNGPQAAYAMAREQGIIDER
- a CDS encoding flagellin — protein: MISLATNITSLLVMNHLRTSQQAMQTSMERLSSGLRINSAKDDPAGQAIANRMGAQIRGMNQAIRNTNDGISMVQTAEGSLNLINDSLQRIRELSVQALNGTNSSDDLASIQLEIDQRLEEIDRVAGQSNFNGIRLVESDKTLNIQVGANAGDVIGVRFSGMGRQALGMDGFSVLDDGSATPNPMDVVDEAMKQVDRQRSYFGAVQNRFESVIDGLNTNIITTSAAQSRIQDADYAQEVSNLIRAQLLQQVGIAMLTRVNQQPQLILRLLEGL